A single genomic interval of Zunongwangia sp. HGR-M22 harbors:
- a CDS encoding ImmA/IrrE family metallo-endopeptidase, protein MIINNQEIKQFAEEIALEYPEIETNLERIVEEEGIKVFYDCYDTATFDGMTIYEYSQFFIHINLDRGNKPSTARARFTLAHELGHYFIDTHRIGLKEGILEPHPSKLNNHQFTRIEREADYFASNLLMPETRFKKFINKKHFNPELLNDLKLNFNVSLTACAIRYADIGNCPLMIVYSENGNVKWKYYSLDFPYKYLLYEKKVPENTVMGEYFNKVHNDSYKIEKIWAVDIFNHVSQKDFNLLVNEYCISYKSKTLSIIWF, encoded by the coding sequence ATGATAATAAATAATCAAGAGATAAAGCAATTTGCTGAGGAAATTGCTCTCGAATATCCTGAAATTGAAACTAATCTAGAAAGAATTGTCGAAGAAGAGGGTATTAAGGTTTTTTATGATTGTTATGATACAGCTACATTTGATGGGATGACTATTTACGAGTATAGCCAGTTCTTTATTCATATTAATTTGGATAGAGGAAATAAACCTTCTACAGCTAGAGCAAGGTTTACCTTAGCACATGAACTGGGGCATTATTTCATTGATACTCATAGAATTGGATTAAAAGAAGGTATTCTCGAACCTCATCCGTCTAAATTAAACAATCACCAATTTACTCGAATTGAAAGAGAAGCCGATTATTTTGCATCTAATCTTTTAATGCCAGAGACTAGATTTAAGAAGTTTATAAATAAAAAACATTTTAATCCAGAACTGTTAAATGATCTTAAGCTGAATTTCAATGTTAGTTTAACTGCTTGTGCTATTCGTTATGCAGACATTGGGAATTGTCCCTTAATGATAGTTTATTCTGAAAATGGCAATGTAAAATGGAAATATTATAGTCTTGATTTTCCTTACAAATATTTATTATATGAAAAGAAAGTTCCTGAGAATACCGTTATGGGAGAATATTTTAATAAGGTTCATAACGACTCTTATAAGATAGAAAAAATTTGGGCAGTTGATATTTTTAATCATGTGTCCCAAAAAGATTTTAATTTATTGGTTAACGAGTACTGCATCTCATATAAAAGTAAAACTTTGAGTATCATTTGGTTTTAA
- a CDS encoding HEPN domain-containing protein codes for MKNLQSLDIKKIVTAITSIVETLFIYQYRDFLIIICSYSYQGTWSKKKKALLNLVEKENFTFQLFSLEYYQEQIKLNNPFFLLRCISEQLVLKNDTNPEATVDQPYYSAELLESIKLNFKMELEKAISFNKGVPFYKEQSNLKQACFMLHQYIELLYRSAGLFLLGKAKVCHSIAQQQQYVLRFYRELRIFNIEDENDNRILTLLDKSYIAARYEEFTISLEDLEVIQTKAAELEQKLRKSLNNCFHEIQVKSLTSPVLNSTNHPTSSEPKLVAVLETLKHELDLHTAYLMGSRMTKIDKQNHFKQKNSQISEKSIFTLVVITNNDLEDSISTIMDRMNCQLQDCKVFLIQYTVMDVSILLDRGYYFLQHCLDKALPVYSECSSSFKRYEITYYKKTFEKILKVWQTHYDRASYFMETLVDAYGEMPEGTITKLQILHTAIEQLCLGMLYVFWEYKPVHYSLDYLLHLCSNFSSAPDVFIFSESFSNQYSYELLRTAPRLLKRTTSEILKKEDIETAFKVTENFMAKAHRDVAIELERLRKIHCVEVIV; via the coding sequence ATGAAAAATTTACAGTCCTTAGATATTAAAAAGATCGTTACTGCAATTACCAGTATCGTTGAAACTTTATTTATCTATCAATATAGAGATTTCTTGATTATTATTTGCTCCTACAGTTATCAAGGTACCTGGTCAAAGAAAAAAAAGGCTTTATTGAACCTCGTGGAAAAAGAAAATTTTACATTCCAACTATTTTCGTTAGAGTATTATCAAGAGCAAATAAAACTAAACAATCCGTTTTTTCTTTTGCGCTGTATAAGCGAACAGCTTGTTTTAAAAAATGACACTAATCCTGAAGCAACTGTAGACCAACCATATTATTCAGCGGAGCTATTGGAATCTATAAAACTAAATTTCAAAATGGAATTAGAAAAGGCAATTTCCTTTAATAAGGGAGTTCCTTTTTATAAGGAGCAATCAAATTTAAAACAAGCCTGTTTTATGCTCCACCAATACATCGAATTACTTTATAGATCCGCTGGCTTATTTTTATTGGGAAAGGCTAAGGTATGTCATTCTATCGCTCAGCAACAGCAATATGTACTAAGATTCTATAGAGAGCTCCGTATTTTCAATATAGAAGATGAGAATGATAACAGAATCCTTACCCTATTGGACAAATCATATATAGCGGCACGTTATGAAGAATTCACTATTTCTTTAGAGGATTTAGAAGTGATTCAAACTAAAGCAGCAGAATTGGAGCAAAAGCTTCGAAAATCCCTTAATAATTGCTTTCATGAAATACAGGTGAAAAGTTTGACGTCGCCGGTTTTAAATAGCACTAATCACCCGACTTCAAGTGAACCGAAATTAGTGGCTGTACTCGAAACATTAAAACATGAACTTGATTTGCATACAGCCTACTTGATGGGAAGTCGCATGACGAAGATCGACAAACAAAATCATTTCAAACAAAAGAATAGTCAAATATCAGAAAAATCAATATTTACGCTGGTGGTAATTACCAATAATGATCTTGAAGATAGTATTTCAACTATTATGGATCGTATGAATTGCCAATTACAAGATTGTAAAGTTTTCCTTATTCAATACACTGTAATGGATGTATCCATTTTGCTTGATCGTGGCTATTATTTTTTACAACATTGTTTGGATAAAGCTTTACCAGTATATAGTGAGTGTAGCTCATCTTTTAAGAGGTATGAAATAACTTATTATAAAAAAACATTTGAAAAGATTCTGAAGGTTTGGCAAACACATTATGATCGCGCTTCTTACTTCATGGAAACTTTAGTGGATGCTTACGGTGAAATGCCGGAAGGAACAATTACAAAGCTTCAAATACTCCATACGGCAATCGAACAATTATGTTTAGGGATGCTTTATGTGTTCTGGGAATATAAGCCTGTCCATTACTCTTTAGATTATCTACTTCATTTATGCAGTAATTTTTCATCGGCTCCGGATGTATTCATATTCTCAGAGTCATTTTCAAATCAGTATTCGTATGAATTATTAAGAACTGCACCCAGACTATTAAAACGGACTACAAGCGAAATATTAAAAAAAGAGGATATAGAAACTGCCTTCAAAGTCACAGAAAATTTCATGGCTAAAGCGCATAGAGATGTAGCCATAGAACTAGAGCGTTTACGGAAAATTCACTGCGTAGAAGTAATTGTATAA
- the xerA gene encoding site-specific tyrosine recombinase/integron integrase, which translates to MGSIKNITLYNLMINNQKVIGIRFAPDKVIQALIKSLDSPKWSPKYHLVYIPNSKENLAQLDNTFKGVAWINYNRFLTNRPINTGNEKVDADWFRHRSLPDNYRRCPEDYLLKLELKRYAVNTVRTYVTFFEQFINYYPDKDPYTLNETHIRAYLQRLIRQEKSNSYLNQAINAIKFYYEVVLGMPNRFYEIERPRKAYRLPQVISREEVLSIIAHTNNLKHKCIVQLIYGSGLRRSELLNLKINDIDSKRMLVRIKQAKGNKDRLSLLSHNALLNLRSYYKIWKPKDYLFEGQKGDRYSGQAVVNIIKNAALKAKIAVPVTPHMLRHSFATHLLEAGVDLRQIQVILGHQSTKTTEIYTHVATNTFKTIKNPLD; encoded by the coding sequence ATGGGTTCGATTAAAAATATTACACTGTATAATCTGATGATCAATAATCAGAAGGTGATTGGTATCAGGTTCGCTCCAGATAAGGTTATACAGGCACTTATAAAAAGTCTGGATAGCCCAAAATGGAGCCCTAAGTACCATTTGGTCTATATTCCCAATAGCAAAGAAAATCTGGCACAATTGGATAATACGTTTAAAGGAGTTGCCTGGATCAATTATAATCGTTTCTTAACCAACAGGCCTATAAACACCGGTAATGAAAAGGTAGATGCGGATTGGTTTCGTCACAGAAGCCTCCCCGATAATTATCGCCGTTGTCCTGAAGATTACCTGCTTAAATTAGAACTGAAACGTTATGCCGTAAATACAGTACGAACCTATGTGACTTTTTTTGAACAGTTTATCAATTACTATCCCGATAAAGACCCATATACACTAAATGAAACGCATATACGCGCTTACCTGCAAAGGCTCATTCGCCAGGAAAAGTCAAACTCCTATCTCAACCAGGCCATCAATGCTATAAAATTTTATTATGAAGTGGTATTGGGTATGCCCAACCGTTTTTATGAAATCGAACGTCCCAGAAAAGCATATAGACTCCCACAGGTTATTTCGAGGGAGGAAGTGCTATCCATAATAGCCCATACCAACAATCTGAAACATAAATGCATAGTCCAGCTTATCTATGGTTCCGGCTTACGAAGAAGTGAATTACTGAATTTAAAAATTAATGATATCGATAGCAAGAGAATGCTGGTAAGGATAAAACAGGCCAAAGGGAATAAGGATCGACTAAGCCTATTATCCCATAATGCATTATTAAATTTACGCAGCTATTATAAAATCTGGAAACCCAAAGACTATCTCTTTGAAGGTCAAAAGGGGGATCGATATTCTGGCCAGGCCGTAGTAAATATCATAAAGAACGCGGCTCTAAAAGCTAAAATTGCTGTTCCAGTAACCCCGCATATGTTAAGGCATAGTTTTGCGACGCACTTGTTGGAGGCAGGGGTCGATTTGAGACAAATACAAGTTATACTGGGGCATCAATCCACAAAAACCACAGAAATTTATACGCACGTGGCTACAAATACTTTTAAAACAATAAAAAATCCACTAGATTAG
- a CDS encoding site-specific integrase: MRTTQTFMISFFIRKKKNKPEEALLYARISVNGIYIEMSLKRSLEVSRWNQSACKLNGSSMESQQLNKKIDETKALLYKSYDSLQKEDQVITASAVKSRYLGIDKKHYTLIQLLDYHSTKMKGVLKYGTLKNYTTTETYLKNYLKEKRNISDLYLKQIDYQFTLGFERFLRDLPSLSNNGVMKHMERFKKLMRLAEDLDWIEKNPTKRFKLRFHHVDMVYLSKAELQKIKEKKFKRSTLSINRDIFVFCCYTGLPYGDVLELKKKHIQIGIDGKKWIYTRRMKTNTLLRIPLLEEAERILEKYKEHPRVSNSDILLPVYSNQKTNQYLREITKAVKINKALSFHAARHTFATTVTLANGVPIETVSKLLGHTKLSTTQIYARVIDSKISNDMDKLRGKL, translated from the coding sequence ATGCGTACCACTCAAACATTTATGATTTCCTTTTTCATCCGCAAGAAAAAAAACAAGCCGGAGGAAGCCCTCCTTTATGCCCGAATATCAGTTAACGGCATTTATATTGAAATGAGCCTAAAACGTAGCTTGGAAGTAAGCCGTTGGAACCAATCAGCCTGCAAGTTAAATGGCAGCAGTATGGAAAGCCAACAACTCAACAAAAAGATAGACGAAACCAAGGCACTATTATATAAGTCATATGATAGCCTGCAAAAGGAAGATCAGGTGATTACCGCCAGTGCAGTGAAGTCACGGTATTTGGGCATTGATAAAAAACATTACACCTTAATCCAATTACTGGATTACCACTCCACTAAAATGAAAGGTGTTTTGAAATATGGAACATTAAAGAATTATACGACTACAGAAACTTATCTAAAGAATTACCTAAAAGAAAAACGTAACATCTCAGATCTTTATTTAAAACAGATCGATTACCAATTTACGCTTGGTTTCGAGCGATTTCTGCGTGATCTACCATCACTAAGTAACAATGGCGTCATGAAACATATGGAACGTTTTAAAAAGCTTATGCGACTTGCTGAAGATCTGGATTGGATTGAAAAGAACCCTACTAAACGTTTTAAGCTTCGTTTTCATCATGTCGATATGGTGTATTTATCGAAAGCAGAGTTACAGAAGATCAAGGAAAAGAAGTTCAAGCGCTCTACCCTTAGCATTAACCGTGATATTTTTGTGTTTTGCTGCTATACCGGATTGCCTTATGGTGATGTATTGGAACTAAAGAAAAAGCATATTCAAATCGGAATTGATGGGAAAAAATGGATTTATACAAGGCGAATGAAAACAAATACCTTGCTTAGAATTCCACTTTTGGAAGAAGCCGAACGCATCCTAGAAAAGTATAAAGAACATCCACGGGTAAGTAATAGTGATATTTTGCTTCCGGTGTATTCCAACCAAAAAACAAATCAATACTTAAGAGAGATAACAAAAGCGGTCAAGATCAATAAAGCACTTAGTTTTCATGCAGCAAGGCATACTTTTGCCACAACGGTAACCTTAGCTAATGGTGTACCCATAGAAACAGTCTCCAAGCTTTTAGGACATACCAAATTATCTACTACCCAAATTTATGCACGAGTGATTGATTCTAAAATTTCAAATGATATGGACAAGTTGAGGGGAAAATTGTGA
- a CDS encoding KAP family P-loop NTPase fold protein codes for MNKKISFNSNNPINNPEEDFFNFEHFAQKIKKIIQGYSYNSEPLTIGIYGKWGSGKTSLLRLIEKDIELFKKNKDDKPFIKFHYNPWLYQSKEEMLFDFFDTLSRKLNYTDDEQLKKAGKLIKKYSRYLKAVKLSASVGIPKVFNAGISIEPYEILQRLGEDLEGNEKSLDDLKNEVNHSLDQSSKKIIIFIDDVDRLDKDEIFTLFKLIKVNADFKNLVFLVCLDPDYVAKAIHSRYGSKKQSGIDFLEKIINIPLELPLIEKSDLDYFVKEKVKSILDNKFIDEDNKNELIYSLRGDYFNSPREIIRILNSFAVSYFAIGEEVNLHDLFWIEYLKIKYFKAYQMIKNYAHNLESNFPFVETIDFNDFLSENKNESGLRMELSKMRKAYKVIDFLFPMNRNGTIISFQNQRLKPLHILDSELRINHVDHFEKYFSFHTKGKISEITFSKLLSDINQDFTEKSLSLFKNLKSNVEERKVVYRFKTEIEKVADKSNNKLLIFLAKNINTFSSIENSEGGFDIEIVRSIAKRLITDPTQDENYILKIASYFNSSQLTYFIDIIKQGGNISLLKKLEINLIHDIKKEGEQFYKRKYVAHLILKIWSENNHKELEDYLISSFFNKDNIYSFFKIFPHFWNEKIYGAFRQDNYIYLTKRLKQNGQRFYHKIKSIIPELNNINSLDDIDLEWDDYKDNSGLDHSKQFIYWHLKNMKNE; via the coding sequence TTGAATAAGAAAATATCATTTAATAGTAACAACCCAATAAATAATCCAGAAGAAGATTTTTTTAATTTTGAGCATTTTGCCCAAAAAATTAAGAAAATCATTCAAGGATATTCTTACAATTCAGAACCTCTCACCATCGGAATATACGGAAAGTGGGGTTCGGGAAAGACTTCTCTCTTAAGACTAATTGAAAAAGATATTGAACTTTTCAAGAAAAATAAAGATGATAAGCCATTTATAAAATTTCATTATAATCCTTGGCTATATCAATCTAAAGAAGAAATGTTGTTCGATTTTTTCGATACATTAAGTAGAAAACTTAATTATACTGATGATGAGCAATTAAAAAAAGCAGGTAAATTAATAAAAAAGTATAGTAGATATTTAAAGGCTGTAAAATTATCAGCCTCTGTTGGTATTCCTAAAGTTTTTAACGCAGGAATTTCAATTGAACCTTATGAAATATTACAAAGATTAGGTGAGGACTTAGAAGGAAATGAGAAAAGTTTAGATGATCTAAAAAATGAGGTCAATCATTCTTTAGATCAGTCATCAAAAAAAATTATAATTTTCATTGATGATGTAGATCGCCTAGATAAGGATGAAATTTTCACTTTATTCAAATTAATTAAAGTCAATGCGGATTTTAAAAATTTAGTTTTTTTAGTATGCTTAGATCCCGACTATGTGGCAAAGGCGATTCACAGTAGATATGGAAGCAAAAAACAATCTGGAATAGATTTTCTTGAAAAAATAATTAATATACCATTAGAACTACCTTTAATAGAAAAATCTGATTTGGATTACTTTGTTAAAGAAAAAGTGAAATCTATATTAGATAATAAATTTATTGATGAAGATAATAAGAATGAATTGATATATAGTCTCAGAGGAGACTATTTCAACTCGCCTCGTGAAATTATAAGAATTTTGAATTCATTTGCAGTATCATATTTTGCGATTGGAGAAGAGGTAAATTTGCACGATTTATTCTGGATTGAATATTTAAAAATCAAATATTTTAAGGCATATCAGATGATCAAAAATTATGCTCATAATCTGGAATCGAATTTTCCATTTGTGGAAACTATAGACTTTAATGATTTTTTATCTGAAAACAAAAATGAATCAGGCTTAAGAATGGAGCTGTCTAAAATGCGTAAAGCATATAAAGTGATTGATTTTTTATTTCCCATGAATAGAAATGGAACAATAATATCATTTCAAAATCAGAGGTTAAAACCATTACACATATTAGATTCTGAATTACGTATCAACCATGTTGATCATTTTGAAAAATACTTTTCTTTTCACACTAAAGGTAAAATATCAGAAATTACTTTTTCAAAATTACTTTCAGATATAAACCAAGATTTTACAGAAAAAAGCCTATCTCTCTTTAAAAATTTAAAGTCGAATGTTGAGGAGAGAAAAGTTGTTTATAGATTCAAAACAGAAATTGAAAAAGTTGCTGATAAAAGCAATAATAAATTACTAATATTCTTAGCTAAAAATATTAATACGTTTTCATCAATAGAAAATAGTGAAGGCGGTTTTGATATTGAAATAGTTAGATCAATAGCTAAAAGGTTAATTACAGATCCAACACAAGACGAAAATTATATTTTAAAAATTGCCAGTTATTTCAATAGCTCCCAGTTGACATATTTTATCGATATTATTAAGCAGGGTGGAAATATATCACTACTTAAAAAGCTAGAAATAAACTTAATCCATGATATTAAAAAGGAAGGTGAACAGTTTTATAAAAGAAAATATGTTGCTCATTTAATTTTAAAAATTTGGTCGGAAAATAATCATAAAGAGTTAGAAGACTATTTAATAAGTAGCTTTTTCAATAAAGATAATATTTATTCATTTTTCAAAATTTTTCCTCATTTCTGGAATGAAAAAATATATGGTGCTTTTAGACAAGATAATTACATTTATCTAACTAAGAGATTAAAGCAAAATGGTCAAAGATTTTATCATAAAATAAAAAGTATTATTCCTGAATTGAATAATATAAACTCATTGGATGATATTGATTTGGAATGGGACGATTATAAAGATAATTCAGGTCTAGATCATTCTAAGCAATTTATATATTGGCATTTAAAAAATATGAAAAATGAATAG
- a CDS encoding RNA polymerase subunit sigma, whose product METSKKTKIDFTAINSIELLEYIGMKKDFPTEAAQAFVEFCARFERDILEKSEIYCSKFNYNEVVALRIANCCFSRVWKYPTFNSKIAKSRNPEKAILIWMYPIIFRQIIKFGNENKCEEDEIEQEYKIITSVDDYIESWGVTDIESKRELKAKLRTIERTLDGLSHKHKVIYFTYKLYEKDNKKLPRLLLEKLRDNLNITQKSINTYKNQAEKRIEFYLNFLNND is encoded by the coding sequence ATGGAGACGTCTAAAAAAACTAAAATTGATTTTACAGCTATCAATAGTATAGAGCTGTTAGAGTATATTGGAATGAAGAAAGATTTTCCAACAGAAGCAGCTCAGGCATTTGTTGAATTTTGTGCTAGGTTTGAAAGAGATATATTAGAAAAATCAGAAATTTATTGTTCTAAATTTAATTATAACGAAGTTGTAGCTTTGAGAATTGCAAATTGCTGTTTTAGTAGAGTTTGGAAATATCCAACTTTTAATTCTAAAATAGCTAAATCTCGCAATCCAGAAAAAGCAATACTTATATGGATGTATCCAATTATATTTAGGCAGATAATTAAATTCGGAAATGAAAACAAATGTGAGGAAGATGAAATCGAACAGGAATACAAAATCATAACTTCCGTAGATGATTATATAGAATCTTGGGGAGTGACTGATATAGAAAGTAAAAGAGAGTTGAAAGCCAAATTAAGGACAATTGAAAGAACTTTAGATGGACTAAGTCATAAACATAAAGTAATTTATTTTACTTATAAGTTATATGAAAAAGATAACAAAAAACTTCCCCGTTTGCTTTTAGAAAAGTTGAGAGATAATCTTAATATTACCCAAAAATCAATCAACACCTATAAAAATCAGGCTGAAAAAAGAATTGAGTTTTATCTAAATTTTTTAAACAATGACTAA
- a CDS encoding three component ABC system middle component translates to MRASDIERLVFSPFHTSKILHHFLSGAKSVNSKCIKTELVYLLLPFIYNNQIQSKLKNLKANSKFNAFIVNADFDIFISSLNQRINDYRKTTNTSIILLANEIDLDINEFLIPKTEIHYREENDIYLKPIYKSAYNLGVILGKEQYLSVFKKLRIIEI, encoded by the coding sequence ATGAGAGCAAGTGATATAGAAAGGTTAGTATTTTCACCGTTTCATACTAGTAAAATTTTACATCACTTTTTAAGTGGTGCAAAATCTGTTAATTCAAAATGTATAAAGACCGAATTAGTATATCTTTTATTACCATTTATTTACAATAATCAAATTCAAAGTAAACTAAAAAATTTAAAAGCAAATTCTAAATTCAATGCTTTTATTGTCAACGCAGATTTTGATATTTTCATTAGCTCTCTAAATCAAAGAATAAATGACTATCGTAAAACTACAAACACCTCTATTATTCTTCTTGCTAATGAAATCGATTTAGATATAAATGAATTTTTGATTCCAAAGACTGAAATTCACTATAGAGAAGAAAATGATATTTACTTAAAGCCTATTTATAAATCAGCTTATAATTTAGGTGTTATTTTAGGAAAGGAACAGTATTTATCAGTATTTAAAAAACTTAGAATTATAGAAATATGA
- a CDS encoding DUF3732 domain-containing protein, with translation MSTTIKQIVIFNDTGNKRHIPFNDGLNIITGDSKTGKSALIEIIDYCLFSSRSSVPVGKITDFANLFVVVYKVNEFYIVIGRPGSNTGNMRSAYLKIETDYKTIEDIKYDYFNDISLKPIKNDVQTEFEEILGLSLKNLESDYENFGKLSIRDTVSFLFQHQNLIANKHSLFYRFDEIAKRKRVIQALPVLLGIVDSEYYQLVKLIKETERKIKAEEKILARLQEKKSNQIDNIRDQIQIYYTMLDLTLEEGLSLRELKKIGLNLPIPPKILTDQTKSFTKLAQLENEREVLYVEKNAIENAISSLLSNSEDSLDYAKHLKQTNAKQKYNTSIDELACPLCNNSVSDISENIKNLNESKSKLIEELTKVNTFSKDSTQIIEKFRKDRKDIITKIKSISSNIEILTKENVDIEKIKGKRESIIHQKGVLETTIKHLLESNDLSKFNGDLKALKEQLKEYNKRISKYKNIKQFKAETELFIKEQMDRIASKLDFEEELKPIDFHFNIDDFSFYHKHKSDKIRLYEMGSGANWLACHLSLFLSFLHLSCSNSKSIIPSFLMIDQPSQVYFPRTAKKSELDSEDVENYDENIKQVINIFTVLNEEIQLIYKNTKVKPQIIVLEHAKENDFKEYIIRDWIKSEGGGLI, from the coding sequence ATGAGTACAACTATAAAACAAATAGTCATTTTTAATGATACTGGGAATAAGCGTCACATTCCTTTCAATGATGGGCTAAACATCATAACTGGCGATTCTAAAACTGGCAAAAGTGCACTTATTGAAATAATTGATTATTGTTTATTTTCATCAAGGTCAAGTGTTCCTGTTGGTAAGATAACTGATTTTGCAAATTTATTTGTAGTTGTTTATAAAGTAAATGAATTCTACATTGTTATTGGTCGTCCCGGATCAAATACAGGGAATATGAGAAGTGCATACTTAAAAATTGAAACTGACTATAAAACAATTGAAGATATTAAGTATGATTATTTTAATGACATATCATTAAAACCAATTAAAAATGATGTTCAAACTGAATTTGAAGAAATACTTGGTTTATCATTAAAAAATTTGGAATCAGATTACGAGAATTTCGGTAAATTATCGATTAGAGACACAGTTTCTTTCCTTTTTCAACATCAAAACTTAATTGCAAATAAACATTCACTATTCTATAGATTTGATGAAATAGCCAAACGTAAAAGAGTTATTCAAGCCTTACCTGTCTTATTAGGTATAGTAGATAGCGAATATTATCAGCTAGTAAAACTAATTAAAGAAACTGAAAGGAAAATAAAAGCTGAAGAAAAAATCCTAGCTCGACTTCAAGAAAAAAAATCAAATCAAATAGATAATATTAGAGACCAAATACAAATTTATTATACAATGTTAGATCTTACATTAGAAGAAGGACTTTCATTACGAGAATTAAAAAAGATAGGTCTTAATCTACCTATTCCGCCAAAAATACTCACAGACCAAACAAAATCATTTACTAAACTAGCTCAATTAGAAAATGAAAGAGAAGTGCTCTATGTTGAGAAAAATGCAATTGAAAATGCTATTTCCAGTCTTCTATCAAATTCAGAAGATAGTTTAGATTATGCAAAACATCTAAAACAAACCAATGCTAAGCAAAAATACAATACTTCAATTGATGAACTAGCTTGCCCTTTGTGCAACAATTCAGTTTCAGATATAAGTGAGAATATTAAAAATTTAAATGAATCAAAAAGTAAATTAATTGAAGAACTAACTAAAGTTAATACATTTTCAAAAGACAGTACCCAGATCATTGAGAAATTTAGAAAAGATAGAAAAGATATAATAACCAAAATAAAATCAATATCCAGCAACATTGAAATACTTACAAAAGAAAATGTTGATATCGAAAAAATAAAAGGAAAAAGAGAATCAATAATACACCAAAAAGGTGTGTTAGAAACGACAATAAAACATCTTTTAGAATCTAACGATTTATCTAAGTTCAATGGTGATTTAAAGGCTTTAAAAGAACAATTAAAAGAGTACAATAAAAGAATTTCAAAATACAAGAACATCAAGCAATTCAAAGCAGAAACTGAACTATTTATAAAAGAACAAATGGATAGAATTGCAAGTAAACTAGATTTTGAAGAAGAACTTAAACCTATTGATTTTCACTTTAATATTGATGATTTTAGTTTTTATCATAAACACAAATCAGATAAAATAAGATTATATGAAATGGGAAGTGGAGCAAATTGGTTAGCCTGTCATCTTTCTTTGTTCTTATCTTTCTTGCATTTATCTTGTAGCAATTCTAAATCTATAATTCCGTCATTTTTAATGATAGATCAACCAAGCCAAGTATATTTTCCAAGAACTGCTAAAAAAAGTGAATTAGACTCTGAAGACGTGGAAAATTATGATGAAAACATTAAACAAGTAATCAACATATTTACTGTTTTAAATGAGGAAATCCAATTAATATATAAAAATACAAAAGTTAAACCTCAAATTATAGTATTAGAACACGCTAAGGAAAATGATTTTAAGGAATATATAATTAGAGATTGGATAAAAAGTGAAGGTGGGGGATTAATATAA
- a CDS encoding helix-turn-helix domain-containing protein gives MSTATKNSHIGRKISRIRELRGMKQEALAAELGISQQSVSSLEQSEHIEDEKLEKVAKALGVSKEAIDNFSEEAILNIIGNTYHVDNSSAVNYGCTFNPIDKLVSAYEEKEKLYERLLEAEKEKVAYLEKLLDKK, from the coding sequence ATGAGCACAGCAACAAAAAACAGTCATATCGGTAGAAAAATCAGCCGAATCAGAGAACTTCGAGGAATGAAGCAAGAAGCCCTTGCCGCAGAATTAGGGATTAGTCAACAAAGTGTATCCAGTTTGGAACAAAGCGAGCATATTGAAGATGAAAAGCTTGAAAAAGTGGCTAAAGCTTTAGGGGTAAGTAAAGAAGCTATCGATAATTTTAGTGAAGAAGCTATTTTAAATATTATTGGCAATACATACCATGTAGATAATTCCTCCGCAGTAAATTATGGTTGTACATTCAATCCGATCGATAAACTAGTTAGCGCATATGAAGAAAAAGAAAAGCTTTACGAGCGTTTACTTGAAGCTGAAAAGGAGAAAGTGGCTTATTTAGAGAAACTTTTAGATAAGAAATAG